The Juglans microcarpa x Juglans regia isolate MS1-56 chromosome 2S, Jm3101_v1.0, whole genome shotgun sequence genome has a window encoding:
- the LOC121253229 gene encoding putative lysine-specific demethylase JMJ16 isoform X6, with product MRMWKVSQFHQGLPKTCLPKGVIRGWPDCNNCLKVTARWRPEEAGGNIMEEAPVFHPTEEEFEDSVEYIASIRPKVEAYGICRIVPPPSWQPPCLIKEKNIWEDSTFVTHIQRIDGLQNQYSQSKIARFHGNMKGKRRSLRISSKNGYSDEDTTNPYDVGSFEPDHGPEYTLETFKRYADDFKCQYFCSGTKVTGPDKNSTAFQEQVEPSVEDIEGEYIRIVENPTEEIEVLCSANLDTRIFCSGFPGVSNSVEISGHPKYSKSSWNLNNIPKLPASLLSFESLETSHILLPQLCVGMCFSSRHWKAEEHHLYLLCYMHLGAPKIWNCVPGSYNIKFQAAMKKHFPDLLVEQPELGHRLVTELSAPRLKSEGIPVYRCIQYPREFVLVLPGAYHTGFDCGFNCAEMVNFAPLDWLPFGQNAVELYREQGRMTSISHDKLLLGAAREAVRARWEVALRGNNTLDNLRWKDACGVDGILAKSFKSRIKCEGITRKYLCKSSEKRKMSKDFDTTSKKQCTVCLSDLHFSAAGCQCNPNNFSCLNHAKQLCSCSWSEKFFLFRYEMNELELLLEALEGKLSAVYRWAKEDLGLSLDSSVSKSSTQKSGLVGGLPSHAEESKQKEHKSQDVGKPDGIGTNSTSRIKAEIKARLLQYKLVNELKAKEIPVESQYVATRSSINSISASAIETERKAHIFQSTMLDKPKEKDNTTVSTVVSSAREDDTSFLQTSVIFEVSSESTSLSSSSESADETSDLVF from the exons ATGAGAATGTGGAAAGTCTCTCAGTTCCACCAG GGTCTCCCTAAAACTTGCCTTCCAAAAGGAGTTATTCGAGGATGGCCAGATTGTAATAACTGTCTAAAG GTAACAGCAAGGTGGCGTCCTGAAGAGGCAGGCGGGAATATCATGGAGGAGGCTCCTGTTTTCCATCCCACAGAAGAG GAATTTGAAGACAGTGTTGAGTATATTGCGAGTATACGCCCTAAAGTAGAAGCATATGGAATTTGTCGTATTGTTCCTCCTCCGTCATGGCAACCTCCCTGCCtaataaaggaaaagaacatATGGGAAGATTCTACCTTTGTCACTCATATTCAGCGGATAGATGGGCTTCAAAATCAGTATTCACAGAGTAAAATTGCTAGGTTTCATGGAAATATGAAGGGTAAGAGGAGGAGTTTGAGGATAAGTTCAAAGAATGGCTATAGTGATGAAGATACCACAAACCCCTATGATGTTGGAAGCTTTGAGCCTGATCATGGTCCAGAATATACACTTGAAACTTTTAAGAGATATGCAGATGATTTCAAGTGCCAATATTTTTGCAGTGGAACTAAGGTTACAGGTCCAGATAAAAACTCAACTGCATTTCAAGAGCAGGTGGAACCATCGGTGGAAGACATTGAGGGTGAATACATACGTATTGTTGAGAATCCAACTGAAGAAATTGAG GTGCTTTGTAGTGCAAACCTGGACACTCGAATTTTTTGCAGTGGATTTCCAGGAGTATCTAATTCAGTCGAGATATCTGGTCATCCCAAGTATTCAAAATCAAGCTGGAACTTAAACAATATTCCTAAACTGCctgcttctcttctttcttttgaaagCCTGGAGACGTCTCATATCTTACTGCCTCAACTTTGTGTAGGAATGTGTTTTTCTTCACGTCATTGG aAAGCTGAAGAGCACCACTTATACTTGTTGTGTTACATGCATTTGGGTGCTCCTAAAATATGGAATTGCGTTCCAGGGAGCTATAATATTAAGTTTCAGGCGGCTATGAAGAAACACTTTCCAGACCTGTTAGTTGAACAACCTGAGTTGGGTCATAGGCTG GTTACTGAACTATCTGCCCCCAGGTTGAAGTCAGAGGGTATACCAGTCTATCGTTGCATTCAATATCCTAGGGAGTTTGTTCTTGTTCTCCCAGGAGCATATCATACAGGATTTGATTGTGGCTTCAATTGTGCTGAGATGGTAAATTTTGCCCCCCTTGACTGGTTGCCCTTTGGGCAGAATGCTGTAGAACTTTACCGCGAGCAGGGGAGAATGACGTCAATATCCCATGATAAGCTGTTGCTCGGGGCAGCCAGGGAAGCTGTGAGGGCCAGGTGGGAAGTCGCACTGCGTGGGAATAACACATTGGATAATTTGAGATGGAAAGATGCGTGTGGAGTGGATGGGATCTTAGCAAAATCATTCAAG TCACGTATTAAGTGTGAGGGCATTACCAGAAAGTATCTCTGCAAATCTTCGGAGAAGCGAAAGATGAGCAAAGATTTTGATACCACCAGCAAAAAGCAATGCACAGTATGCCTCTCCGACTTACACTTCTCTGCAGCAGGTTGCCAATGTAATCCAAACaatttttcatgtttgaatCATGCAAAGCAGCTCTGTTCTTGCTCTTGGAGCGAAAAGTTTTTCCTCTTTCGTTACGAAATGAACGAGTTAGAACTTCTTCTGGAAGCTTTGGAAGGAAAATTAAGTGCAGTCTACAGATGGGCTAAAGAAGATCTTGGACTGTCTCTGGACTCTTCTGTCTCCAAAAGTAGTACACAAAAATCAGGGCTTGTAGGTGGTTTACCATCCCATGCAGAAGAATCAAAGCAAAAGGAGCACAAATCGCAAGATGTGGGAAAACCAGATGGCATTGGTACGAATTCTACTTCAAGAATCAAGGCAGAAATAAAGGCACGTCTGCTCCAATATAAACTGGTTAACGAATTGAAAGCAAAAGAAATCCCTGTAGAAAGCCAATATGTAGCAACACGAAGCAGCATCAATAGTATTTCTGCTTCTGCCATCGAGACAGAAAGGAAGGCACATATCTTCCAATCAACAATGTTAgacaaaccaaaagaaaaagataacacCACGGTATCTACAGTTGTTTCAAGTGCGAGAGAAGATGATACTTCATTTTTGCAGACAAGTGTGATATTTGAAGTTTCTTCAGAAAGCACAAGCCTGTCAAGTTCCTCAGAATCTGCAGACGAGACGTCAGATCTTGTCTTTTAG
- the LOC121253229 gene encoding putative lysine-specific demethylase JMJ16 isoform X2, which translates to MHVIIATMARNNWEPFSVASGWRCIVRTCRCSPARLFIRDFSDPSIFPEFILVLMGTKRRRSCISDENVESLSVPPGFVSLTSFLLKRVEKSEEINNSMSFVSASKQEPIKMDTLSDMTDIADLKTSLKRRPWILFDQSNHSPEELESGQFDMGLPKTCLPKGVIRGWPDCNNCLKYFEQVTARWRPEEAGGNIMEEAPVFHPTEEEFEDSVEYIASIRPKVEAYGICRIVPPPSWQPPCLIKEKNIWEDSTFVTHIQRIDGLQNQYSQSKIARFHGNMKGKRRSLRISSKNGYSDEDTTNPYDVGSFEPDHGPEYTLETFKRYADDFKCQYFCSGTKVTGPDKNSTAFQEQVEPSVEDIEGEYIRIVENPTEEIEVLCSANLDTRIFCSGFPGVSNSVEISGHPKYSKSSWNLNNIPKLPASLLSFESLETSHILLPQLCVGMCFSSRHWKAEEHHLYLLCYMHLGAPKIWNCVPGSYNIKFQAAMKKHFPDLLVEQPELGHRLVTELSAPRLKSEGIPVYRCIQYPREFVLVLPGAYHTGFDCGFNCAEMVNFAPLDWLPFGQNAVELYREQGRMTSISHDKLLLGAAREAVRARWEVALRGNNTLDNLRWKDACGVDGILAKSFKSRIKCEGITRKYLCKSSEKRKMSKDFDTTSKKQCTVCLSDLHFSAAGCQCNPNNFSCLNHAKQLCSCSWSEKFFLFRYEMNELELLLEALEGKLSAVYRWAKEDLGLSLDSSVSKSSTQKSGLVGGLPSHAEESKQKEHKSQDVGKPDGIGTNSTSRIKAEIKARLLQYKLVNELKAKEIPVESQYVATRSSINSISASAIETERKAHIFQSTMLDKPKEKDNTTVSTVVSSAREDDTSFLQTSVIFEVSSESTSLSSSSESADETSDLVF; encoded by the exons ATGCATGTTATCATAGCAACTATGGCAAGAAACAATTGGGAGCCTTTTTCGGTGGCTTCGG GTTGGCGGTGTATTGTGCGTACATGTAGGTGTAGCCCTGCGCGGCTTTTCATCAGAGACTTTTCCGACCCTTCTATTTTTCCGGAATTTATTTTGG tgCTGATGGGCACAAAGCGCAGACGGTCTTGTATTAGTGATGAGAATGTGGAAAGTCTCTCAGTTCCACCAGGTTTTGTGTCTCTTACATCCTTCCTACTGAAGAGAGTAGAAAAAagtgaagaaataaataattccaTGTCCTTCGTGAGTGCATCTAAACAAGAGCCAATCAAGATGGACACCTTGTCAGACATGACTGATATTGCGGATTTGAAGACATCGCTTAAACGAAGACCATGGATACTTTTTGACCAAAGCAATCATAGCCCGGAGGAATTGGAATCAGGACAGTTTGATATG GGTCTCCCTAAAACTTGCCTTCCAAAAGGAGTTATTCGAGGATGGCCAGATTGTAATAACTGTCTAAAG TATTTTGAACAGGTAACAGCAAGGTGGCGTCCTGAAGAGGCAGGCGGGAATATCATGGAGGAGGCTCCTGTTTTCCATCCCACAGAAGAG GAATTTGAAGACAGTGTTGAGTATATTGCGAGTATACGCCCTAAAGTAGAAGCATATGGAATTTGTCGTATTGTTCCTCCTCCGTCATGGCAACCTCCCTGCCtaataaaggaaaagaacatATGGGAAGATTCTACCTTTGTCACTCATATTCAGCGGATAGATGGGCTTCAAAATCAGTATTCACAGAGTAAAATTGCTAGGTTTCATGGAAATATGAAGGGTAAGAGGAGGAGTTTGAGGATAAGTTCAAAGAATGGCTATAGTGATGAAGATACCACAAACCCCTATGATGTTGGAAGCTTTGAGCCTGATCATGGTCCAGAATATACACTTGAAACTTTTAAGAGATATGCAGATGATTTCAAGTGCCAATATTTTTGCAGTGGAACTAAGGTTACAGGTCCAGATAAAAACTCAACTGCATTTCAAGAGCAGGTGGAACCATCGGTGGAAGACATTGAGGGTGAATACATACGTATTGTTGAGAATCCAACTGAAGAAATTGAG GTGCTTTGTAGTGCAAACCTGGACACTCGAATTTTTTGCAGTGGATTTCCAGGAGTATCTAATTCAGTCGAGATATCTGGTCATCCCAAGTATTCAAAATCAAGCTGGAACTTAAACAATATTCCTAAACTGCctgcttctcttctttcttttgaaagCCTGGAGACGTCTCATATCTTACTGCCTCAACTTTGTGTAGGAATGTGTTTTTCTTCACGTCATTGG aAAGCTGAAGAGCACCACTTATACTTGTTGTGTTACATGCATTTGGGTGCTCCTAAAATATGGAATTGCGTTCCAGGGAGCTATAATATTAAGTTTCAGGCGGCTATGAAGAAACACTTTCCAGACCTGTTAGTTGAACAACCTGAGTTGGGTCATAGGCTG GTTACTGAACTATCTGCCCCCAGGTTGAAGTCAGAGGGTATACCAGTCTATCGTTGCATTCAATATCCTAGGGAGTTTGTTCTTGTTCTCCCAGGAGCATATCATACAGGATTTGATTGTGGCTTCAATTGTGCTGAGATGGTAAATTTTGCCCCCCTTGACTGGTTGCCCTTTGGGCAGAATGCTGTAGAACTTTACCGCGAGCAGGGGAGAATGACGTCAATATCCCATGATAAGCTGTTGCTCGGGGCAGCCAGGGAAGCTGTGAGGGCCAGGTGGGAAGTCGCACTGCGTGGGAATAACACATTGGATAATTTGAGATGGAAAGATGCGTGTGGAGTGGATGGGATCTTAGCAAAATCATTCAAG TCACGTATTAAGTGTGAGGGCATTACCAGAAAGTATCTCTGCAAATCTTCGGAGAAGCGAAAGATGAGCAAAGATTTTGATACCACCAGCAAAAAGCAATGCACAGTATGCCTCTCCGACTTACACTTCTCTGCAGCAGGTTGCCAATGTAATCCAAACaatttttcatgtttgaatCATGCAAAGCAGCTCTGTTCTTGCTCTTGGAGCGAAAAGTTTTTCCTCTTTCGTTACGAAATGAACGAGTTAGAACTTCTTCTGGAAGCTTTGGAAGGAAAATTAAGTGCAGTCTACAGATGGGCTAAAGAAGATCTTGGACTGTCTCTGGACTCTTCTGTCTCCAAAAGTAGTACACAAAAATCAGGGCTTGTAGGTGGTTTACCATCCCATGCAGAAGAATCAAAGCAAAAGGAGCACAAATCGCAAGATGTGGGAAAACCAGATGGCATTGGTACGAATTCTACTTCAAGAATCAAGGCAGAAATAAAGGCACGTCTGCTCCAATATAAACTGGTTAACGAATTGAAAGCAAAAGAAATCCCTGTAGAAAGCCAATATGTAGCAACACGAAGCAGCATCAATAGTATTTCTGCTTCTGCCATCGAGACAGAAAGGAAGGCACATATCTTCCAATCAACAATGTTAgacaaaccaaaagaaaaagataacacCACGGTATCTACAGTTGTTTCAAGTGCGAGAGAAGATGATACTTCATTTTTGCAGACAAGTGTGATATTTGAAGTTTCTTCAGAAAGCACAAGCCTGTCAAGTTCCTCAGAATCTGCAGACGAGACGTCAGATCTTGTCTTTTAG